GACGTGGAAATTAGGATGTAGGATGTGTTACCTTCAAAATGTGTTGTCATACTTGTTGTGAGAGATCAACAAGTTGTCTCCACTGTCAGGGTAAAATTAGTACTTTTTAGAATTGAATTCGTTTTTTTACGAGGAAAGCTGTTAAACATCTCTGCTGGTGattgaaataattataatttccACATCTTTCTGCATCTGTTGtggtgatttaaatatatttgccaTTTTAACAGATTTTCCTTTTAGTATGTGATTTAAGCTCGGTCCAGCTCAGTGCAAAGCAGCAGTAATCCAGTCAGATGTAcacagaggcaggaagcagCACAATTATGATGAAATGGCTCTGTAATTACAAAGCAAACTGCTGATCTGATGTGAGGACCAGGGCTCGGGTCTGCTCCCAGCTCGTACGAGAAGCCTGAATCAGATAATAACTCTGTGGGGACGTCTCTCTGTACAGGCTTTGAAGCCTTGATTGTACATAAACACACTTTTCTAGACCCTCTTTCATTTTATTCTCAGTTAGAAAACATTGATTTCtatgtgttttaatttgaaataagtGCAGCTTTTTTCAGCCCTTGCATTTCCACCTTATAAATAGCGGGGTCAATGACCGATTTGAGAGTATTGATTGTGCTGCAGCCTTTTGGAGGACTTACAAATTGAAATGGTGGATGATAAAAGCAACATGGCCATTAGGGGAAGAAAGCCTTGAAATCCCAGGAGTGTCTCTCCAGTCAGAAGTGAAAGCATCTCAGCAGAAATGGACTTTCTGTGTCTCGTCTCGTTTTTAATCAGTGTTAATGGCCCAGTTTCAGACTAGGTCCGGATTCCAAGGATGTTTTAGGGTGTGGGTAGTGATAAGTCAGCGTATCGTAGGCTGGTAatgaaaaatgacaaatataactgttcATTTCCAAGATACATGCTCAGATGTGTGGACACTGTGTGCCGGGATCCAGTCTGCAGAGAGGAAAAAGGTTCACAGGCTGGAGAAGTGAGGAAGTGACAGACGTGTGACGGCTCTGGCAGCAGCTCAGAATCAACACACAGCTTGATAAGCTTATCCACCACTGCAGTAGTTCTCTAGTTTCCTATTATTCTAAAATGCTGCAGTAGATGGACGAAActcttaaatataaaattaacttATTCCACCTTGGTCAATAAAATGTTGAGAATATATCTTAGCTGATATTCTTCGGAATTAAGTATGAGATATAaagtttaaattacattttaaagagtCTATTAAAATGACCTATATGTTGTCTTTTGTTTCAGTGGAGATGCCGTGAACAAAAGATTGTTGTTCAATGAATATTTTCCACTAAACAAggacaacaaatacaaaaataagatACACATTTAACTTAAAGTAAATGCTCAATGAATGTGTTAGTATAGTGGCACAACTTGAAGAGCACATTCCCTCAACAAGGCTAACGCCCTAACTCCACATGTTAAAGACGGGGAAAAGAATTCCTGAGATTTGCCCAAAATTTGACGAGATTTCCTTGGGTCATACCCCACCCCTCCATAAAGTGTATGGAAGTCTCTTCAGCAGTCTTTAGGTAATCCTGCTGTAAGAGACAGGCCGACAGACGGCaatgaaaacagaacctcctcgATCGAGGTAATTATCAGCTAAACGCTTTTAAATCTATAAGTGAAAAGGCAGAATGACCCTATCAGTGTCATACAGGATATAATAGTTATGACTTATGCAAGAGCTTTAACCACATACAATATCTGGTGAGGATTGTAGCCAATTCTAACTGTAGTTctagatgttttaaaaataataacataatatttCAATCTAAAAAATCTCAATTTGCTAAGTTAATTATCGCAATAGTACagtaataaaacataatttagtTTACCTCTACAACAAAATTGACCAGAAGCATAAACTATTAGAACATttctaaaggaaaaaaataaaaagttctaTTAACTATTGTTAATCTAATCTCAACCTCATCTGCTCAAATTGACCAATCATTGCGTCTATAAGGGAAGAGTGAGTAAAAGCTGAAACCCCCCCCACGCTTTCGCTTTtcaaattttttcttttttcatttaatttatctgCCAGACAAATAACTGATTTCATAATTAATAagagtttatttatgttgtacTTTTCATACAACCAAAGTTTAACACAACGTGCTTCACATAAAAATAACCTCCAtcaagttcacacacacacacacacgagcacacacacacacacacacacacacgagcacacacacacacacacacacacacacacacacacacacacacacacacacacacacacacacacacacacacagccaagcAAAGGCTTAAcagagcaaataaaaacaaacaaactgagaaaATGTTGTCTCATCAATCTTCAGTGCTTGTACCAGCGCCCATAGGAAACTGGACCCATCCCCAGCAAACACAAGCCAGCCCAGCTGCTCATGCACACCTTCCCAACTCCCAAATATACCAATGAGGAAACACTAGAGACAGaattaaaaagagaaatccaAACATCTAATGTTTTGctgctgatttgttttttattgaatttgttGCACGTTGAACTGTTTCCTGAAAGGTTcgtggtttttgtgtttttgtctgtccaGTGAGCGACCTCCACGAGGAGGGCAAGAATGCCATCAACACTCCAATGCTTCCCACAGGGACCGAGATCCATCCAGAGGACACACTGCTGGGTATATACACAAATTTAGCACAAGTGCTTAACATTATTATTACCTGATTGAGTAAATTGCGTTTTCTTAAATCATGACATTGCAATGCTCTTGAACTGCTGTCTCTGATATTTTGCACTTCTTAAAACTGTGTTTGTGAGCTGACTGTCAGAGGTGAGTGAGGTCACAGGGAAATATCAATGCAACACGTTGACAGATGGAGACAGTGACTACACAGGAGCAGGAAATGAAAGTGGGTGGGGGTGTCGTCCGTCACCATGTGAACTATTGTTGACACGTTGGTAATAGTTACTGGTTCCATGGCTGCAGATGTGCTCTCACTATCTAACTGTGTTTGGAAATTAACAAGGAAATCTGAGTTTCACACTGACTCATTTTCTCTCACATTGTCTCAATCAGAGGAAAACGCTGAGAGGATCATGTTGGACCCAACATCGAGGGACAATCTTAAATTTAAAGATCTATTGAAGGTGGTCGCACAAACATCATGATTTCTCTTCTGCATAATCAGAGCAATAGATAATAGTATATGTAATTTGAGGAAGAGGCCTCACTGCATTTCGACATGTCTCCAGGTCCTGATCGACTGGATCAACAGTGAGTTGGAGGAAGACAGGATCATAGTCAAAGACCTGGAGGAGGACTGCTACGATGGACAAGTGCTGCAGAAGTTATTCGGTGAGGACTTCTTCATTCATACAGCTTCTATTGGCCATCAATGTGCCATGCACCAGACTGTAAACTATTTAGCTAAGGGGAAAAACAAACCTGCAGACAGATGGATTTTCAGCAGAGCAACAAGCTGGACCATCCCATCAGGAGTCAAATCACAAATAACAGAGACAGTTACACAATCAATAATTCATTGTTTAATTGATTAATAATATGTTCTTTCATACTGTGAGTTTGTTGCCTGACAAAGGTCCATGATGAAAACATTGTATTTACTGAAAGCGTAGTGTGGACATTAAACAGCAGTATACAGAGTTGTCTTGAATTATAATTAACTTGCTGTGGTTTATATTTTTCTGTTCTTCTTGTCACGATCGTCACTTTAAGATGTCCTAATATCAAACTCCTGCTTGATACAGATCAAGGTACTTCATAGTAAAGAAACGTTCCTTCCTACATTCTATCATATTCAGTTAAAATAGTTTTGTATTTCattctgaaacatttaaatgaaaaacacaatagaTGGTCCATGAACACAACATAATACACAAGAATGTAAATATTCTTATATCAGCAGCAATATTCTTTGATCCAGTGTCCACGTGTATTCACCAATGTGCTGCTTCACCATCAGTGGTTTGTGACAGGCTCCCCCTTCTGTTGGTTACGTGTCACAGCAGGCTGAAAAGTTCACATGTTTAGATTCATTTGTTGGTGACACCTACATGTCTCATGTTTTGCTGTAGGCTCGACAAAATATCtaccaatttaataaaaagtacatatcatttaaattgtaaaagcaataaaaaataaatgtatgcaATTGTTGCAGTAATTGATTAGATTGACACTTTAACATGTATATGTAACACAAGTATCACAACTCTGTGTTCTTTGGTTTGTTTCTTATTGCTCCTCTTTGCATTTCATACGTTAAACATTCAGATTCTATTATTTCTCCACCATgaattattatttgtatgtCATCACAAACTCCCTCTTCATATTATGTTTATCTCCAAGATACAGATGATTTCTTATTATAAGTATTTGTTCTCTCACTTATTGTCCTCTGTGCCTTTTTGGACCCTTATTATCTGTTGTTTTAATTTCActtgctttgtgtgtctgtcattaTTTAACTTCCTTATATTACTTCCTGTGTGCCTCCTTCAGGCTTTTTGCCCGTGTCCTATCATCTTTGATATTTAGTCTCCATGTTCCCAGTCCTCTTCGTCTGTTCAGCTCCTTAGTGTTTCCTCATGCCTCTGtcccctcatcttcctcagtaTCTTTACAGctgttgtgtctgtttgcatCTTCCTGCCTGTTTCCTCTTTCAACCGGTTTACTCCACATTAAATGATCCTCGCTGCTCCTGACTGCTTTGGTGCATATTGTGTCCAGGCCCTGAAATCTTTAAGAGGCGAACACATATGAACTAGGACTGATTTAAAAGGACTGATTGCATTTGTTTCAGAATAGTCAACTGcaacaattaaaacacaaagcagGACACATTTTAGAAAGTGCTGTGCGATTTCTTGCACTTCCCTTAAAGccccctttttttgttttcacactcCTTTAGCACGTTTGTACCTTATGTAATCTCACTGTGTGGCATCAGTGCCCAGTCtggatttctgtttttaatcagtgctgctgctgctgcctttaaaaaaaaaaacttgaaccCACACAGTTGAGATAAGCCTCTTATTTCTCCTTAGAGCAAGAGCTGTTGTCTTGAAGATCTGTGCATGATGCAGGCAGGACAAAGGACCAATTTGTTCTGTAATTTCTTTTGGTTCAAGGTACTTTTGATGTTACTACGGTCTCCCCTCAAAATATCTTCTAAGCATTTGCTTCCCGAttcagacaattttttttaaatcacaagcATTTCTCACATTTAGTGGTGTTCAAGAAAGTAGTGCTGCATGATAATATCTGCAGTTATTCATTTTTTGGGTTTGCCTCTGGGTTTGACCTGACAGTATTGCATCTCGACCTCTCCCCTTGTTCACAGAGAAGTTGTCGGGCAGGAAGCTGAACGTGGCCGAGGTGACCCAGTCGGAGATCGGCcagaagcagaagctgcagacGGTTCTAGAGGCCGTGAACGAACTGCTGAGGCCTCATGGCTGGACCAGCGAGTGGAGTGTGGACTGTGAGTTTAACTCTAACCTCAGTCGTGTGCTGTTTAGGTGAACGTTAGAATGACACGTGAGTGACATTGGTGAAATTAAATGAGACAGATTAATGAAAGAATAATCTGAATTGAGGCATAAGAGGATGAAATGTCTTAAATTTAATCCTTTAGTATGGATCAAGCTTCAAAACATTAGACTCCTCCAAATTCCATAGTATCCTGAACTTTATCTGTAATATCCCTTTATCACATTACTGACTCTTTATTTGCATTCCAGATGGTGATTTATAATCAGGAGCTATCAgtaactttacaaacaacagaaTTTTCCTACAGAAGCTGATGCTAGACTTGTATGAATCTGTCCTTCATTAGTTACTtttttgcagcttttttttattattttctatctTAAAAAACACCAGCTGTTAcctttcacatttaaaaaactcaCCAGATGATGTCAGCTATTTGTGCGACAGAGCTGACGCTGTGATTTTACGGTTCCAGCGATCCACTCAAAGAACCTGGTGGCTATCGTCTATCTGCTGGTGGCCCTCGCGATGCACTTCCTGGCCCCCATCAGGCTGCCCGAGCACGTCTCCGTACAGGTGGTGGTGGTCAAGGTAAAGTGGCCTCTCAACTTCGGacagatgtttttattcattttattcaacCTTGATTTCACCAGGAAAGCCTCACTCATTAAAATATGAACAATACGAAGAGGGTTCTGGTAATTCGCTGTGAAGATAAGCAGCTTGAATAACATCAGACCGATAACAGGAAATATAGCCGTAAATTAGAATTAGACATAGAAGCATTTACAGAATTGCAAATACCAATTTTGACATCATTAAATCATATACTAAATCAAATAAGTCTGTCATCTTTTTTATTGTTCCTCTTTGTCTTATCTGTATATGAGATTATCAGAATCTGCATCAACAGCTTGAGTCTTTCTCTCCTGTCCCTTTTGATTTGAGCAGAAACGAGAGGGCATCCTGCAAACTGCTCTAGTGACCAAAGAGCTGACGAGCACCACAGAGTAAGAGCTGATGCAGTGACCTGTACACGTGACCCTGTTTTCACAGTTATtaatgtgtaaatatgaagtgTGAGGCGTGTGCTGAATGGTGCACACAgcctgggaaatgattttaaaatctgtctctttctgtttcagAATGATGTTGGGAAGATTTGGTGAGTACCAGCCTCAGACATGATCTGTTTCATGATATCGTTTTATAGAAGTGTCCCTATACTTGTATTGTTTCACTACTCAAAGCAATAGTTCAACATATTGGGAAATAAAAACTTCTGCTTTCTTTTTAGACCAAATAATTTCAGTAAATCTGAAAGCCCCTGATTGAAACCaaactttgttgtttttatgcttCGGTGGTGGTTTCGCtgtgtctttatgctaagctgaATTAGCTGCCTGCTGCCTGTAGActtatatttacaaaaacagatattgttataaatattaatttacgTATCCAATATCTTTGAATCCTCGCTTCTCTACAACAGAGAGGGATGCGTTTGACACCTTGTTGGATCATGCACCTGACAAGCTCAACGTTGTC
Above is a genomic segment from Pleuronectes platessa chromosome 7, fPlePla1.1, whole genome shotgun sequence containing:
- the parvb gene encoding beta-parvin isoform X2 codes for the protein MAGLLCGTKRKKQVSDLHEEGKNAINTPMLPTGTEIHPEDTLLEENAERIMLDPTSRDNLKFKDLLKVLIDWINSELEEDRIIVKDLEEDCYDGQVLQKLFEKLSGRKLNVAEVTQSEIGQKQKLQTVLEAVNELLRPHGWTSEWSVDSIHSKNLVAIVYLLVALAMHFLAPIRLPEHVSVQVVVVKKREGILQTALVTKELTSTTEMMLGRFERDAFDTLLDHAPDKLNVVKTSLITFVNKHLNKLNLEVTELESQFADGVYLILLMGLLEDYFVPLFNFFLTPESFEQKVHNVAFAFELMQDGGLKKPKARPEDVVNLNLKSTLRVLYNLFTNYKNSE
- the parvb gene encoding beta-parvin isoform X1; the protein is MSGTPTTAANPQSAKLKKEESSFLGKLGGTLGRKKKSKEVSDLHEEGKNAINTPMLPTGTEIHPEDTLLEENAERIMLDPTSRDNLKFKDLLKVLIDWINSELEEDRIIVKDLEEDCYDGQVLQKLFEKLSGRKLNVAEVTQSEIGQKQKLQTVLEAVNELLRPHGWTSEWSVDSIHSKNLVAIVYLLVALAMHFLAPIRLPEHVSVQVVVVKKREGILQTALVTKELTSTTEMMLGRFERDAFDTLLDHAPDKLNVVKTSLITFVNKHLNKLNLEVTELESQFADGVYLILLMGLLEDYFVPLFNFFLTPESFEQKVHNVAFAFELMQDGGLKKPKARPEDVVNLNLKSTLRVLYNLFTNYKNSE
- the parvb gene encoding beta-parvin isoform X3 — translated: MMDSDTLSDLHEEGKNAINTPMLPTGTEIHPEDTLLEENAERIMLDPTSRDNLKFKDLLKVLIDWINSELEEDRIIVKDLEEDCYDGQVLQKLFEKLSGRKLNVAEVTQSEIGQKQKLQTVLEAVNELLRPHGWTSEWSVDSIHSKNLVAIVYLLVALAMHFLAPIRLPEHVSVQVVVVKKREGILQTALVTKELTSTTEMMLGRFERDAFDTLLDHAPDKLNVVKTSLITFVNKHLNKLNLEVTELESQFADGVYLILLMGLLEDYFVPLFNFFLTPESFEQKVHNVAFAFELMQDGGLKKPKARPEDVVNLNLKSTLRVLYNLFTNYKNSE